GCTTCATCATAGAGGTACAATATGAAAAGAAATATCCGATTGTGGATGTTGATCATTTCACTAAGTGGATGGAAGTCGAACGTCCACACACTTAAGAAAATAATCAACTTTTTGGAAAAGGCCATTATCAGCAAATTTGGAATCGTGATACCATCATCAGTGATACAATAAATAGTTTGAATGTACTTTCTTCATGTCGTATATGTATACATATCAAGTTTCGGTTCACTTCAGTATCCCATCCTTAAACAAACAGGGTGACCGAGGTAAGGAATCAAACCATAGTGCATGGTCTAAAGAAGAGGGTAGACACTCATGGTTCATTTATGGTAGAGGACTTTCACAACGTCTTTTAGGCTTACCGAACAACGCCTAGGAAGCCCACAAGAGAAACACCCTTCTCTCTCACATACGAGATTGAAGCATTCGTCCCAGCTGAGATTGGAGCCTCCAACCTAAAAGTAGTTTACTACTCGGAGGCAAATAATGAAGGGAACTTGAGAAAACAAATGGATTTGTTAGAGGAAAAAAGAGATCAAGTAGCAATCAAGATGTTTGCATATTGACAAAGAATGAAAGCTGCTCATGACAAAAAAAAGTTCGGTTTATGCAGTTTTACGTCGGAAACCCCATCCTCAGAAGTAGTGAAACCTCTCGGTCAAGGAAGGATGTTATTCCAAACTATGGTTGTTTTGCTAGCTTACAAAAGGATGCTTTGGGTTTGATATATGACAAAAAGCATTCTGAGACTCTTGATCATTCTCATTTTAGTGGATTAgagttttaataattttaacacGTTAATCTTTTGATCTTTTTTTAATCACATTTAGCCTCAAATGACCGGAAGAATCAACTTTGAACATAAAAAAATTGTTAACAAAGCATCAATAATTTCATTCGCGTTTAAAATTGGTATTTTTAACGGTTTGAAAGCAAATTTTTGTAATATGGCTActgaaaaacttaaaaaaaaacataattcaaATTGCAAAAAGTGCAACTATAGACACTTAAGAAATTAGTAATggtattttaattgaattagatAGGATAACTAATTTAATGTGACTACAATTAAAGGATAAAGAATTTAATATGTTGAAATAAACAAATGAAAACTCAGTCCACCAAAATGGGTTCTGATGGAGTTACTGAATCTAGTTTTTGCCTTGATATATGAACCACCTATGTTTTGAATCTTAAATTTGTGAGATAACAAAATATCACATGTTCATTCTGAATTAATTACTCATATAACATACATGACTAGATACATAATTTGCCGCCTTTCACTCTCATCTCAAGCAAAAATCAActgtttttttattaacaaTGATGAACATAGAATCAAGTTGTTAAAGAAGCATGCACAAACTAATATTTACACCACCAACCATCTACTCAAAAGCAGGTGCATACacaaatataatattaaaactAGAAATATGTAGATGTAAGTAATCTTTTTTCTTAGctcatttatttaaaaaataagagTCTTGAAAACTTCACCACCAGATCTACATAGAGCAAtttataagataagaaaaacCTATGGTCAAATTttgagtttaaaaaaaaaaaacatatatatcacAGTTCATTCAACCAGAGAGTCAACTCATGATATAATGGCAATTACAATCATCTTCCAATAATCACATATGATCCACTGGTGCAGATGGAGCAGTTGAAAGTGCAGATGTAAGCAAGAATCTTACTCTGATTAGTTGTTGTCTAAAGCAGCTTGTAAAAGTCTAATGAGAGAAACGAAGGTCCCTTTCACATTGAGAACAAGAGTCTTTTGACTTTTTAGATGAattaatatatcaaaataaatatgTTTAGTTATAATACCAAACCCGGCCTGTCTTCATGGCTTGAGGTCTATGTGTCGATTTGTTTTAGCTATTCCTGTTTCCTGCTGTTGTTAGTTGTTGCTGATAGgtagtagatattagttgttttttctgcAAAAAGCAGTTGTTTCGGAATTTGTCAAACACTTTCTATCTCTGTTTAATATTGAAAGGCAAAAAGCACACTAAACATGGAGAAATGAACCTGGCTGAGCAATAGAATAATAAACCGATGAATCTAGATACCTTACCAACAGTTCATATAGGCACGCAAGAAATGACATTTAGCCGTATTTCATCGATTCAAGCCATTAAAATTGTGAAATTTTACAATACTCCGATAGCATTTACTTCTCATCAAAACATTTACTTGTTCTAAAGTACTCATGGAGAATGTAGTATCAACCCTTTTTACCCTTCTACTTTTAAGGACTATTTCACTTATAATAAGTAGAGAGTGCTGATGTGTCCGAAAAGCTGATGTGGCTCGCAATTGATGATGTGGATGAGATAGCTATGGGTTTACTCTTAATTTTTTCTGTTCTCAGTGCCTGAATAATACTAAAGAAAAGATGCTAATGCTGCTGTCTTTATTCAGACATAATAAGAAAAAGATTGCTGCTTCTTATAACTTCAAACTTCACTGGTGATAACAGACAACAATTCCCACAATCCTAGAAGATTACAAACTTATTTATGTTTACAGAGTCAATTTGCTTATTTTCTTTGACAGAAAACCTTCTCATCTAAAAATTCTCTGGTCTTCTCATCTTCACATATGATTTCCCTGAAACCTGCAAAAATGTAAGATGTAAACAGAGAAGTTTATGACAGAATACAGACATTTTCTTTGCAGAATTGCAAATTTTCAGCAAAAAATACAAGAACATCTACCTCTGCTGTTTGTAGTAAGCAGGTTTTCTCAAGGAATAATAATTGAAGCATTAAATGGAACTAACTTAAAATTCATGTACTTAGTAGTAGCAAAACATACATTAGCAGAGGATGGTGAGCAATGTACAGCAGGAGAAGCTGATAAAGTTGATCTAATCAATGGAGAATGAACATAAGGTGGAATTGGAGAATGCAGTATGGGACTTTGATTGCAGGAGGATAGTGGACTATGATGATAAGAAGAAACTGGTGAAGCCACTGGAGTCCGCCACTGAATATGGGAAGGCGATGCTGCTACTGGAGACAGTAATGGTGATCTTCGCCAAGGTAGCATATTGATTTTAATCCTTTCAAGGGGAAAAAAACAGGAATCATTTAATTGACTGATATCTATGGTGCACAAAATAAAAAGAGGGAGATGACACAATGAAAATGACAACTGATGTCCCCTTACTTGTTGTGGACATCAAGATACTCATCAGTCTCATCCAGGATTTCTTCCTACAATACAAATACATTGACAACTTTTCTGATTAAAGATCATATTCATCTTGCAGGTGCACTAACTAGGCTACTTTTAATGTATTGAAATAAGTTAAGGATTCATCACCTGCAGCAATTCCTCAATTACATCTTCTAAAGTTATGATGCCAATGACCTCTTCATCTAAAGCTGAAAGAGATTTCAGATTGTCAATCAAAAGATTTTGATCTTGGTATGCACTTCTCAGCTGTAACATTTGGTTCAAGTAATTTCCTTGGTCGATGACATCTTTAGGGATTCGACTTTCAACTTCAGTGTTAGTGCAGTAAAGAGATGATGGTGAGTGGATACAGATGTTCAATTTCTCGATCTGACCAGGCGGATGAACGATCCCTGAATATACTATAGAGCTTAGAAGCTGTAAACAAGTgatattttatatgtttagtTAATTGATATGCAATGCAATTCTACCTTTAATGTCTCCATTTCTTTGTTTTGAtttaggagttgtatttgttttggattttctttcttcagcAGTGTCTTTGTCatgatcatttttgcatttgacAACAACAGCCATGTGGCTATGACCAATTTGAAATTGATTCAATATATCATATAGAGGCAAATTATCAGGTACCCTAGCATAAATTGTAAGATCAAAGATTTAGTATAACTGCTTCATGAAAGATCAAATTACTTTTTCTATAGCTCAGAAATCAGCAACCTAAGAAATTAACAACAATTTATACCTTGGAACTTTCCTGATTGTTATCTCTTTTAAAGGAGTTTCATCTTCTGGACTGAACTTGATTAAATTTTTAACCTACAAAATATAGGAACATATTTGACATTTCACTTTCTCCACAAGTCCACAGTCACCAATACAAGAGAGCAGAATCTGAATTAAAGAAACAAGATCCTATGCAAAAGAAGCATGTTTAGTGCTTACCAAAATTAGGCCAATAATATGTGCTGGATTTCCAGAAGAAATGGGAATGCGACTATGTCCTTTGCTTACTATCATCTCCATTGTTTTCCTGGGAAACAGATTAAAAATTATAAGCACACATAGACATATTAATCAGATGGTAAGAATGAACGGAATTCTCTAAAGAAATTCAAGAACAATACTCATCAAGTTTAGAATTTATAtcgagtgaaaatatttttgataATGGTGTCATGGCATCTTTGGCTGTCTTCTGAGTCATATCCAACGCTCCAGTAATGACAGTGGTTTCATCATGTGTAAGCTCTCCACCTTTCCCTGCCTAAGAATTAATTAGACATGACCTTCAAAGAAAATTTATCAATATAGTTTCATTTCTAGTAAATGGGTAGGTTCTCAGTTAATCACAGCAAGTAAACTTGCTTTAGGagttattttcttttcctttaaagggaagaaagaagaaagggGTTAACCTCATTTCCATGCATGTCAATCAAAGTCTTCAGTTCTGCCCGTCTTAAGAGTGCAGAATGCTTTTTCCCAAGGACCCAATCCAACAACTGTCATAGAGGGAAAAAACTTAGAATATGTTGTGGTACGGAAACGGAAACTAAAAGAGAAACGACACACTGAGAAACCTTATTTATGAAGCATAGTGTTCAAACAATAGAAAGGAAATGGAAATGGACATCGAAATGGAAAAAAAACTGAAACAGAAACAAAACTCGGAAACGCTACTGAAGAGGAGTTTTCGTgctgtcagagattaatataagatacatgattgagccttaactattagcttgagcttttagtttaatcggttccatgacatggtatcagagcctcgtcgaccaaacggtcgagggttcgagtcccggcaacctcattaatttgtggaattaaaagcacatggcgggatgggcctgtgttgtgcacgctgcaagcctaatgggcatttgcgtgtggggggtgtgtcagagattaatataagatacatgattgagccttaactattagcttgagcttttagttcaatcggttccatgacacgTGCAACATAGCTTAGAACTGAAAATGTTAAACACGTACATATACAAAAATCAGAACATGATTTCCACAATCAAACAAAAACCATCCTTTTCAAAGCAGAAACTGGTGCAAGTTACCTTACTGATCGGATAAGCTAATGGGAAGAGGACTATAACAATCAACTGAACTAGAAAAGACAATTTCGCACCAACACTCAGTCCATACCGAGAACAAACAGCCTGAGGGAtaatctacaaaaaaaaaaaaaaaaaaacccattaaGCTCTTAGTACATTAATCATGCAGTTCCAAATAAGATTAGTTGTAAATATTAGGAATTTACCTCACCAAATGCAAGTATTAGAGTAACTGATATTAGTATAGCACCCCAAGCTGGAAGCAGCGCATCAATGAATATAGGCAGGGCCTTTATATTGAAAACAAACTCAGATCAGATTATCTTCAGTTGGAAGTTTGAAAGATTAATGTTATAAGAtaaatagatagatagatagatagatagatatatACCTCCATTGCAAGGGCATTGCCTATGAGGAGGGTACACAAGAGTAAATGCTGATTCTTAACAACTGGCAAAATTTTCTCTGCCATCAATAAAGCACAAACTCAGGTTTTTCTGGCAGACCGGGCGGTTAAGAAATTTGAAAGGAAACAAAAATATTGATAAGTAGAATTTACCTGCATTCTTGCGGTCTTGAGGCTGACCAGCTTTGATGAGGACCTCAAGATCAACCAAGCTGAGAGACATGAGTCCTAGTGTAAGGCCAGACATGAGGCCAGCAAAACACACCAAAGCCACACATATGACTAGATAAGTCCAGAACATGGGTTCACAACATGGCACATCATTTGCTGCCATTACTCTCCAGAAAAATCAATAAAACCTCAAAGCTTTGGATTAGTGAAGTGAATGTAGGAGTGTTAATGAAAAAAAGAGAAGCATGAGGTATGAAAGCTCAACAGAGGTGTTATATAAAGCAAACTACCTAATATAATATTTGGAATAGTTTAGGACATGACAGTTTCTCAGGGGTTTCACTATAGATAATAATATCTGATTTGCTGAATTCTACCTAAAAGAGAGTAGTCATGATGTATGGGGGCTAAAAATATTGTAATTGCAATAATAAAGGGTAGAATACATTCATGCCCCTTAATTATATAGCCGTACTAACACTGTGGCCCCTAAATTTCATTTCATGAGTCGTGACATTAATTATGGTCAAATACCTATTTCCATGTCATCATTATACAACGGATTTTCTTTGGTTTGGACTTTAATGTTAGTATCATGTAAAGTTCAAGAAGGACTTTTATGTCACAAAGTGAAGTTTAGAGATCATAATGTTAGTAGTGCTATAGTTCAGGGGCCATGTATGTATTTTACCCTAATAATAAAGTTCTTTCACTAAGATCACTAGTAGAATTATTTCCTCCTTTTTGATGCAATTCTATATTTGATGATGTCCTCTGAAGTGTGATAATGATGCTACCTAGTACTAATATAAAAGAGTGGAGCAGTTGAATCTTACACTAATTTGGTGTTTTGCCACTGGATTTTGCAGCTTGTGAGGCTTGGCATATAACAGCATGtctaataagaataaaatattttaggGTCACACAGACAAAAACTGCCCCTTCAAGATGAGAAGAAGAGCAAATAAATGGGGTATAACCAAACTGACCTGACCTTTGAGAAGCATGCATAGAAATAGTATTAGACCAATGTAAAGACACAGTGTTGATGGCAGAGAACTTTACACTTGTCACTTATCAGAAATGGTTGAAACTAATTAACAAAAAGTGCTCTCTAAGGACAGGAAAGATCCAAAGTTTTCTTAATTGATTGGGACAAGAACCTAACTTATAATTTGCTAAGTTATGCACTAAACTTAGCAACCTTGTTCTAATTCTTCTGTTGTAGCCACTGCAAATTGTAAGAAAACAACCATTTTCTGGTCAATTATGAGACACGGAGCACTTGTGGCTTATGAGATGCTACTTTTCATGGGGGAAAAAGGCACTAATGTAGAAGACATTGACAGATAAAACCATGTAAATGCAAGTTGCCATTCCATAATAGAGCTGTTTCGAATTTGCTTCGGAGCAGAGCAGTTCTCcatattttttaaattcaagATACCGATATTCTTCGCTCTGTTTTGAAATGGGTAAAAGATTGAATTGCTGCACTCCAATTTCGGTTTTGGTGCAAGGAAAGTAAATCAATAAGCTATCTTGTTTTTCATATGAATTTGGGAAATTTTTGGTAACTTCCCAAAATGGATCCATGCTTATGGAAGAGAGCAAAGACGGAGGTACAGTATGCAAAATCAGGGTCTAACAGTTATTATTAGAGTTTGCTAGCTTCAGTTTGTGCAAATTTCAATCTAATACTAATTAAAATACTTTATAATCAATTAAGTCCTCATCAATCTAACATTTTTCATAATCTATCTAAACTTGTAGATTTCTACAAGAGTAAATTTGCATCCACATCCTTTGCTGATAAATCCAGTGAAATCAAATGAAAATA
The DNA window shown above is from Euphorbia lathyris chromosome 1, ddEupLath1.1, whole genome shotgun sequence and carries:
- the LOC136217270 gene encoding DUF21 domain-containing protein At5g52790-like is translated as MAANDVPCCEPMFWTYLVICVALVCFAGLMSGLTLGLMSLSLVDLEVLIKAGQPQDRKNAEKILPVVKNQHLLLCTLLIGNALAMEALPIFIDALLPAWGAILISVTLILAFGEIIPQAVCSRYGLSVGAKLSFLVQLIVIVLFPLAYPISKLLDWVLGKKHSALLRRAELKTLIDMHGNEAGKGGELTHDETTVITGALDMTQKTAKDAMTPLSKIFSLDINSKLDEKTMEMIVSKGHSRIPISSGNPAHIIGLILVKNLIKFSPEDETPLKEITIRKVPRVPDNLPLYDILNQFQIGHSHMAVVVKCKNDHDKDTAEERKSKTNTTPKSKQRNGDIKGIVHPPGQIEKLNICIHSPSSLYCTNTEVESRIPKDVIDQGNYLNQMLQLRSAYQDQNLLIDNLKSLSALDEEVIGIITLEDVIEELLQEEILDETDEYLDVHNKIKINMLPWRRSPLLSPVAASPSHIQWRTPVASPVSSYHHSPLSSCNQSPILHSPIPPYVHSPLIRSTLSASPAVHCSPSSANVSGKSYVKMRRPENF